One Drosophila kikkawai strain 14028-0561.14 chromosome 3L, DkikHiC1v2, whole genome shotgun sequence genomic window carries:
- the Muc68D gene encoding uncharacterized protein Muc68D, translating into MLAVNVLWAVLWIAPQALALDTCAGQSFGSRAVDPEDSRSYILCLGFLGQIKNTCNDGYLFDAQTQGCVAEGQVIHKAEKKKEKDEAKKAVNIRQKISVDRPVIFNIFGNLNIFGSLWGNSQEPTTLRPPNSKFSLENSPEGIASSPVDISSLFHTDLYALADASSSEIQLKGLANEDPSDSSSEPTPESSTPENGQDSESSLTTEGQQEELKSSSESPLSTEASTVEESTSTASAVESSTQDSISSSENPLTTEASSEDVSSSSEDPQSTSAADDSSTTESPPEKSTQESDSSSENPLTTEASSEDISSSSEDPLSSTESPSESSTSENPLTTEASSEDISSSSEDPLSSSPAEDSSSTESPSESSTQESELSSENPLTTEASLDDISSSSEDPLSSTESPSESSTQESDSSSENPLTTETSLEDIVLSSEDPLSTSAVEESSSTESSPESSTQESTSSSENPLTTDADIGLSSEDPHSSTESPSESSTQESDSSSENPLTTEASLDDISSSSEDPLSSTESPSESSTSVNPLTTEASPEDISPSSEDPLSSTESPSESSTQESDSSSENPLTTEASLNDISSSSEDPLSTSPVEDSSTTESPSESSTQESISSSENPLTTDASSEDGSSSSTSLTTEASLESSTEENVASTENTSSTEPEPESSTEASNDSTEIQSSTESSPESSTEENNSSSESPSTAEPQESSTEANISSTEISSESPLSTEPSQSTEIQSSTESSPESSTEANSSTEISPSESTTENINTSSETPSGTDPIESSTEESISSTEPSDASTGTTDNNWGSGNDGSGHRSSTEPSPPSSTEESVLSSENPLTTEPTSESTTEENASSSANPATDVPCTTVTPPENSTKIPESPSTSEPTQDTTERDGGSGNAGSENGNPGAGTSTEPSQQSSTEPTIEGTTEENVNGSSNPPTDVPCTTLQPPENSTEIPEVPSTSESSQDTTERDGGSGNGGSENGNPGTGTSTEPSQQSSTEPTNEGTTEENVSSSSNPPTDIPCTTLLPPENSTEIPEVPSTSESSQDTTERDGGSGNAGSENGRPGTSTTEPTSQGTTEENIASSEAPITNPCNTVAPQNPSNSGPSRKLQKESEKTNDNTNVERTVCSNLPNGIFLRDPKSCSKYYICLNGKPIPGKCPSNLSFDIKRKVCNFANLVDCSVNELPEVPVSTENPSTAGTSSTASASTEGLPSTTQAPPSDGSKKKVISALVSPESVDLSVNAKDNSTDHRKELTDCSDLPNGVFLRDLKSCNKFYICLNGKPISGQCPRNLNFDIRRKVCNFPSLVDCSVNESPEVKRPPKDLTDGSVPECKSQRNGAYIRDPKSCSKFYVCANGRALSRQCPRGLYFDFKLKFCNYPSLVQCLAEESPVDKPKAVIGSIRNTLIPKCGESEEGRAFGDVKQHNKYYVCLKGMAVLHYCSPGQWFDHQSEKCTDQRLAKMT; encoded by the exons ATGCTAGCGG TGAATGTCCTATGGGCTGTCCTTTGGATCGCCCCCCAGGCTCTGGCGCTGGACACCTGCGCAGGGCAGTCGTTCGGATCTAGAGCAGTCGACCCGGAAGATTCCCGTTCGTATATTCTGTGCCTGGGCTTCCTAGGCCAGATTAAGAACACATGCAATGATGGATATTTATTCGATGCCCAAACTCAGGGCTGTGTGGCTGAGGGCCAAGTAATTCATAAGgcagaaaagaaaaaggaaaaggacgAGGCCAAGAAAGCAGTGAATATCAGGCAAAAAATAAGTGTGGATAGGCCCGTGATATTTAACATCTTCGGAAACTTGAATATCTTCGGAAGTCTTTGGGGTAATTCCCAAGAACCGACTACTTTAAGACCTCCAAACTCAAAATTTTCATTGGAAAATTCGCCAGAGGGAATTGCGTCCAGCCCAGTGGATATCTCTAGCTTATTTCATACGGATCTTTATGCCTTGGCTGATGCATCATCGTCGGAAATACAGCTTAAAGGTCTTGCAAATGAAGATCCCTCTGATTCCAGCTCGGAGCCAACGCCGGAAAGTTCCACACCGGAAAATGGCCAGGATTCGGAAAGTTCACTGACCACTGAAGGACAGCAAGAAGAGTTAAAATCAAGTTCGGAGAGTCCGTTGTCCACGGAAGCATCAACAGTCGAGGAGTCGACTTCCACTGCATCTGCCGTAGAAAGTTCCACCCAGGATAGTATCTCAAGCTCGGAAAATCCCTTGACGACTGAGGCTTCCTCTGAAGATGTAAGCTCAAGCTCCGAAGATCCGCAGTCTACCAGCGCTGCAGATGATTCATCCACAACAGAATCTCCTCCAGAAAAATCAACGCAAGAAAGCGACTCAAGCTCTGAAAATCCTTTGACCACTGAAGCATCCTCTGAAGACATTAGCTCAAGCTCCGAAGATCCACTATCCTCCACGGAATCTCCATCAGAAAGTTCAACATCGGAAAATCCGTTGACCACTGAAGCATCCTCTGAAGACATCAGTTCGAGCTCCGAAGATCCGTTATCAAGTAGCCCAGCAGAAGATTCATCCTCAACAGAATCTCCATCAGAAAGTTCAACACAAGAGAGTGAATTGAGCTCCGAAAATCCTTTGACCACTGAAGCATCCTTGGATGACATCAGCTCAAGCTCCGAAGATCCGCTGTCCTCAACAGAATCTCCATCAGAAAGTTCAACACAAGAGAGCGACTCAAGCTCGGAAAATCCTTTGACGACTGAGACATCCTTGGAAGATATCGTCTTAAGCTCCGAAGATCCGCTGTCTACTAGCGCTGTAGAAGAATCATCCTCAACAGAATCTTCACCAGAAAGTTCAACACAGGAAAGCACATCAAGCTCAGAAAATCCTTTGACAACTGATGCAGATATCGGCTTAAGCTCCGAAGATCCGCATTCCTCAACGGAATCTCCATCAGAAAGTTCAACACAAGAGAGTGACTCGAGCTCCGAAAATCCTTTGACCACTGAAGCATCCTTGGATGACATCAGCTCAAGCTCCGAAGATCCGCTGTCCTCCACGGAATCTCCATCAGAAAGTTCAACCTCGGTAAATCCTTTGACCACTGAAGCATCCCCTGAAGACATCAGCCCGAGCTCCGAAGATCCGCTATCCTCAACAGAATCTCCATCAGAAAGTTCAACACAAGAGAGCGACTCAAGCTCCGAAAACCCTTTGACCACTGAAGCATCCTTGAACGACATCAGTTCAAGCTCCGAAGATCCTCTCTCAACGTCTCCTGTAGAAGATTCATCCACAACAGAATCTCCTTCAGAAAGTTCAACTCAGGAAAGCATCTCAAGCTCGGAAAATCCCTTGACAACTGATGCATCTTCGGAAGACGGTTCCAGCTCATCAACCTCATTAACCACAGAAGCTTCACTTGAAAGTTCAACCGAAGAAAACGTGGCCAGTACGGAAAATACATCGTCCacagaaccagaaccagaaaGTTCTACGGAGGCTTCTAATGACAGCACAGAAATACAGTCGTCAACAGAATCTTCCCCAGAAAGCTCAACAGAGGAAAATAATTCGAGTTCTGAGAGTCCGTCAACCGCAGAACCGCAGGAAAGTTCAACGGAAGCGAATATATCTAGCACGGAAATTTCTTCGGAAAGTCCATTATCTACTGAACCTTCACAAAGCACGGAAATTCAGTCGTCCACAGAATCATCACCAGAGAGTTCTACGGAAGCGAACTCCAGTACTGAAATTTCTCCCTCAGAAAGTACCACGGAAAACATAAATACTAGTTCCGAAACTCCTTCGGGCACAGATCCTATAGAAAGCTCAACTGAAGAAAGTATTTCCAGCACAGAGCCCTCAGATGCTTCTACAGGGACCACAGATAATAACTGGGGATCTGGAAATGATGGCTCCGGACACAGATCTTCAACAGAACCATCTCCTCCAAGTAGCACAGAGGAAAGTGTACTCAGCTCTGAGAATCCGTTGACCACCGAACCAACATCAGAGAGTACAACTGAAGAGAACGCGTCCAGCTCCGCCAACCCAGCAACGGATGTTCCATGCACCACTGTTACACCTCCAGAAAATTCTACCAAGATTCCAGAAAGTCCATCTACCTCAGAACCAACACAAGATACCACAGAAAGAGATGGGGGCTCTGGAAATGCAGGCTCTGAAAATGGTAACCCTGGAGCCGGGACTTCAACGGAACCATCACAGCAAAGTTCTACAGAACCCACAATCGAAGGTACCACAGAGGAGAATGTGAACGGTTCCTCTAACCCACCAACGGATGTACCTTGCACTACTCTGCAACCTCCAGAAAATTCAACTGAAATTCCAGAAGTTCCATCTACATCAGAATCATCACAAGATACCACAGAAAGAGATGGTGGCTCTGGAAATGGTGGCTCTGAAAACGGTAACCCTGGAACCGGGACTTCAACTGAACCATCACAGCAAAGCTCAACAGAACCCACAAACGAAGGTACCACAGAGGAGAATGTGAGCAGTTCCTCTAACCCACCAACGGATATACCTTGCACTACTCTGCTACCTCCAGAAAATTCAACTGAAATTCCAGAAGTTCCATCTACCTCAGAATCATCACAAGATACCACAGAAAGAGATGGTGGCTCTGGAAATGCTGGCTCAGAAAATGGTAGACCTGGAACTTCAACTACAGAACCCACATCACAAGGAACCACTGAAGAGAATATAGCCAGTTCTGAAGCTCCAATCACTAATCCGTGTAACACTGTTGCACCGCAAAATCCCTCAAATTCAGGACCATCAAGGAAGCTTCAAAAGGAATCCGAGAAGACCAACGATAACACGAATGTAGAACGCACAGTTTGTAGTAACTTGCCAAATGGAATTTTTCTCAGGGATCCAAAATCTTGcagtaaatattatatttgtttgaATGGTAAACCAATTCCCGGCAAATGTCCCAGCAATCTCAGCTTTGACATTAAGAGAAAAGTGTGCAATTTTGCCAATTTAGTGGATTGTTCTGTTAATGAATTACCAGAGGTACCTGTTTCGACAGAAAATCCATCCACTGCAGGAACATCCAGTACGGCATCAGCTTCCACAGAAGGATTACCATCTACTACCCAAGCACCACCATCAGATGGTTCAAAAAAGAAGGTTATATCTGCCTTAGTGTCACCGGAATCAGTTGATTTATCAGTGAACGCCAAAGATAACTCCACTGATCATCGAAAAGAACTTACTGATTGTAGTGACCTGCCAAACGGAGTTTTTCTTAGAGACTTAAAATCTTGCAACAAATTTTACATTTGTCTGAACGGTAAGCCCATTTCCGGCCAATGTCCCCGCAATCTCAACTTTGACATTAGGAGAAAGGTGTGCAATTTCCCTAGTTTAGTGGATTGCTCGGTCAATGAAAGTCCAGAGGTTAAGAGGCCACCTAAAGATCTCACAGATGGTTCGGTGCCTGAATGTAAATCTCAACGAAATGGGGCTTATATCCGTGACCCAAAGTCCTGTAGCAAATTTTATGTGTGCGCCAATGGTCGTGCCTTATCGCGACAGTGTCCCAGAGGCTTATACTTTGATTTCAAGTTGAAATTCTGCAATTATCCATCACTGGTTCAATGCTTGGCAGAAGAAAGTCCAGTAGATAAACCAAAAGCAGTAATTGGAAGCATCCGGAATACCCTCATTCCGAAGTGTGGAGAATCAGAAGAAGGCAGGGCTTTTGGTGACGTTAAACagcataataaatattatgtttgTCTTAAGGGAATGGCTGTTTTGCACTATTGCAGTCCAGGACAATGGTTCGATCATCAAAGCGAGAAATGCACCGATCAGCGTCTGGCCAAGATGACTTAA
- the Tim13 gene encoding mitochondrial import inner membrane translocase subunit Tim13, translating to MAAAANMEKGELISQVKQQIALANAQEMLAKMTHKCFTKCIQKPGKALDNSDQRCISQCMDRYMDAWYLVSRTYGNRLQREQYRTMDSMDMSN from the coding sequence ATGGCGGCGGCTGCTAACATGGAGAAGGGGGAGCTGATTAGCCAGGTGAAGCAGCAGATCGCTTTGGCCAATGCCCAGGAGATGCTCGCGAAGATGACCCACAAATGCTTCACAAAATGCATCCAGAAGCCGGGCAAGGCTCTGGACAACTCGGATCAGCGCTGTATCTCACAgtgcatggatcgctacatggATGCCTGGTATCTAGTGTCGCGCACCTATGGCAATCGCCTTCAGCGGGAGCAGTACAGGACGATGGACTCCATGGACATGTCAAACTAG
- the Pi3K68D gene encoding phosphatidylinositol 4-phosphate 3-kinase C2 domain-containing subunit alpha isoform X1, whose amino-acid sequence MSNQAQIDYDKQFQDDLAKATALSLEQQALDDYRRNKKYGSGYPPSAAGRDYNVAQRSQSLNQGRRHSEVHQAISTSTTNVDRSRTPPAQVPDNDLICFASPTSKQPESATPFGRLIEDLQRMQVPSNPQSALVPMGPVAAAPVSVPASAHYGYHPHQPQVAQVQPPPYGMVAGAPGSMQLVPYQPAAQQQQRPLNNEELQRLYSMPAQLAVQPVAQPNAYLYYPGAVVTPYTAPIVPGSAAYMPPQYPSQGYGFGGAYTHMDLRRPQSTPVTPGPATSHHIQPSNNTPVSSSSVEANGVAFPARRPVPSTASVGSRPGSNGQSGQRRGNDLIDLNQEDYSRVSVLEAFDPLLNDNTGNDSASDSTSYYAEYDPFDFLYSGDCGTQYSDPMYEAVNRWDKTAATVSPNVSLIGWRQDYLSQPSPSPSPSTSHHVEKELHLSENGESGSISPPPPLPPRNQQLYEINQAPSITSRPDHQSTKFTDSYTSSIPANVVLDRRKTCTRLYELISDQRTDDAELLEFYHMVKELRARYPHDDAPTNVGHVVAAEFNYHYIMDTSIKVIVHPALNTLQPHILAASMAKEQVKGYGTPVTFTCDIDSVVAQVVAQALASLEGQVKGTVTDYVVKPIGLLEWLAPTSKLSQLECVHNSFQLEKDVHLGLCLSTTANMQAIARTERDDEHDADLLPEQLLPNEVVPIVTYDNMMILIETLEMEIDKLESAADGAPGRSVVSCSGVVQAVKAICALLGSIDTMEIARCVADLKRICEVEQTKYAAAGASNPEIVSDYGDYAQVVLRPRSLLEQIKMKCNELRDAVQELVELYANVFRVAFSVKTPDYTTTPIPISCVSKPIVVCISCLHRPPPNWKYEDYSLCVQIVYGTRLLSKPNVLTCSNDTSGGLFPRLNFSAWLTFDQHPICTLPREARLTFVLYGKQAASEGDPNSEQNGERRQVTTELGWCSIQLFDFKRVMICGPYLLSLWPPTTDKMLGPAPARGCHPHPDFCPVLSIEVPPYGGRIEFPEHQEVPKPAPHYDFASLDANLQEELLDTAELGYSGATERREVFWEKRLYLQNYPNALPKVLHAAHSWDYANLIDLHALLHSWAPLSPLQALELLLPRYPDAKVREKAVEWISKMPNDQLVDFLPQLVQSLKHDTYEGSAMARFLLAKCLESPRFAHHMYWLLVHSLPDDPHNSIGAAMVDQDYDESQVTQARYYRRNKMMLRALMAICGEKMLQRFMYQHRMCQKLTTIAESVKEAKESMRQKSLAAGMDEVHQDLLEKPTCLPLGPELEVTGVSVRNCSYFNSNTLPLKITFVGPDAESLPAIFKCGDDLQQDQLTIQLIRIMNKMWLAERLDLKMVTFNCVPTGYKSGMIELVNEAETLRKIQVECGLTGSFKDRPIAEWLGKQNPSPLEYQSAVRNFTLSCAGYSVATYVLGICDRHNDNIMLKTSGHLFHIDFGKFLGDAQMFGNFKRDRTPFVLTSDMAYVINGGDKPSTDFHYFVDLCCRAFNIVRKNADLLLHTLAHMATAGMPGVNSNAVTYVRRALLPSQSNPEAAATFAKMIQSSLKSWFTQFNFFLHNLAQMRFTADEGTGELLSFVPRKYTMQQDGRLKIVKVVCFQKHYSMEKFYMYILEVTRHGQPVPTHLFRSYREFTEFHQKLCMHFPLVKLHSLPAGVHVGRSNIKSVAEKRLPLIQRFLKSLFDASEEIAHSELVYTFFHPLLRDQQEAKLGMPKIKEVKRQPSRDNPNEIGQIRLSLQYQRGVLTVMIHHAKGLPMLQGGQEPNTYVKCYLKPDPKKETKRKTKVVRKTCVPSFMETLEYRMPLNIIQERRLQVTVWSHDTLQENELLGGFELDLSKLDLRQELCDWHRLVSVPRN is encoded by the exons ATGTCAAATCAGGCCCAGATCGACTACGACAAGCAGTTCCAGGATGACTTGGCCAAGGCTACGGCGCTTAGTCTCGAGCAACAAGCCCTCGACGACTATCGGAGGAACAAGAAGTACGGCTCTGGTTATCCTCCAAGCGCTGCTGGACGAGACTATAATGTGGCGCAGCGAAGTCAGAGCCTCAATCAAGGGCGCAGGCACTCGGAGGTTCACCAGGCCATCAGTACGTCAACGACAAATGTGGATCGTTCGCGCACACCGCCGGCCCAGGTTCCGGATAACGACTTGATCTGCTTTGCCAGTCCAACAAGCAAGCAACCAGAGAGTGCCACTCCCTTTGGGCGGCTCATTGAGGATCTGCAGCGAATGCAGGTGCCTAGCAATCCGCAGTCGGCTTTAGTGCCCATGGGACCAGTGGCAGCGGCCCCTGTTTCGGTTCCCGCATCAGCCCACTACGGTTATCATCCGCATCAGCCTCAGGTTGCTCAGGTTCAACCTCCGCCCTATGGTATGGTGGCAGGAGCACCCGGTAGCATGCAGTTGGTGCCATACCAACCTGctgcacaacaacaacagaggcCCCTAAACAACGAGGAACTCCAGCGTCTGTACAGCATGCCCGCCCAGCTGGCCGTGCAACCCGTAGCGCAGCCCAACGCCTATTTGTATTATCCAGGAGCAGTAGTCACTCCCTATACGGCGCCCATAGTTCCCGGATCGGCTGCCTATATGCCGCCACAGTATCCCTCGCAAGGATACGGTTTCGGAGGGGCATACACCCACATGGACCTGAGGCGTCCACAATCGACGCCCGTGACACCAGGTCCAGCCACGAGTCATCACATCCAACCGTCCAACAATACTCCAGTTTCCTCCTCTTCGGTGGAGGCTAACGGAGTGGCCTTCCCGGCAAGGCGTCCAGTACCGTCCACTGCCAGTGTGGGCTCCCGTCCTGGGAGTAATGGACAGTCTGGTCAACGCAGGGGCAATGATTTGATTGACCTCAATCAGGAGGATTA CTCCCGTGTGAGTGTTTTGGAGGCCTTCGATCCCCTGCTGAACGACAATACTG GAAACGACAGCGCCTCCGACAGCACCTCCTACTATGCGGAATACGATCCCTTTGATTTCCTGTACAGCGGGGATTGTGGCACCCAGTATTCGGATCCCATGTACGAGGCTGTCAATCGGTGGGACAAAACTGCAGCCACCGTGAGTCCGAATGTTAGCCTGATTGGTTGGCGTCAAGACTATCTCTCGCAACCATccccatctccatctccatctacCTCGCATCATGTGGAGAAAGAGTTACATTTGTCTGAGAATGGAGAATCGGGTAGCATCTCGCCGCCACCACCGTTGCCGCCAAGAAACCAGCAGTTGTATGAAATAAACCAGGCTCCATCGATCACCTCGAGGCCAGATCATCAATCCACCAAGTTCACGGACAGTTATACCTCCAGCATCCCAGCAAACGTGGTTTTGGATCGTCGGAAAACTTGTACGCGTCTTTACGAACTAATCAGCGATCAGCGCACAGATGATGCTGAGCTGCTGGAGTTCTATCACATGGTAAAGGAGCTGAGAGCACGCTATCCGCACGATGATGCGCCCACCAATGTGGGACATGTGGTGGCCGCCGAGTTCAACTATCACTACATAATGGACACCAGCATTAAGGTGATTGTGCATCCGGCTTTAAATACGCTCCAGCCGCATATCTTGGCTGCATCGATGGCTAAGGAGCAAGTGAAGGGTTATGGCACGCCTGTAACCTTTACATGTGATA TTGACTCAGTGGTGGCCCAAGTGGTGGCCCAGGCTTTGGCCTCTCTTGAGGGTCAGGTCAAGGGCACAGTCACCGATTATGTAGTCAAG CCCATCGGTCTCTTGGAGTGGCTGGCGCCCACCTCCAAGCTCAGCCAGCTGGAGTGCGTTCACAATAGCTTCCAGCTGGAAAAAGATGTGCACCTGGGTCTGTGCCTAAGCACAACGGCCAACATGCAGGCCATAGCTCGCACGGAGAGAGATGATGAGCATGATGCTGATCTTCTGCCCGAGCAGCTGCTGCCCAACGAGGTGGTGCCCATTGTTACCTACGACAACATGATGATACTCATCGAAACCCTCGAGATGGAGATTGATAAGCTGGAGTCGGCGGCTGACGGAGCACCCGGCAGGAGTGTGGTCAGCTGCTCAGGTGTTGTGCAGGCAGTGAAGGCCATCTGTGCCTTGCTGGGCAGCATCGATACCATGGAGATAGCTCGCTGTGTGGCCGATCTGAAGCGCATTTGCGAGGTGGAGCAAACCAAATATGCAGCGGCGGGGGCCAGCAATCCAGAGATAGTCAGTGATTATGGTGACTATGCGCAAGTTGTGCTGCGTCCGCGTTCTCTTCTTGAGCAGATCAAGATGAAGTGCAATGAGCTAAGGGATGCCGTGCAGGAGCTGGTTGAGCTGTATGCCAATGTGTTCCGCGTGGCCTTCTCCGTAAAGACTCCTGATTACACAACAA CTCCCATTCCCATCTCCTGTGTGTCCAAGCCCATTGTGGTCTGCATCAGCTGCCTTCATCGGCCGCCGCCCAACTGGAAGTACGAGGATTACTCTCTGTGTGTGCAAATCGTGTATGGTACACGTCTGTTGTCCAAGCCTAATGTGTTGACCTGCTCGAATGACACCAGCGGAGGCCTGTTTCCACGCCTCAATTTCAGTGCCTGGTTGACCTTCGATCAGCATCCCATTTGCACTCTGCCAAGGGAGGCTCGGCTTACGTTCGTCTTGTATGGAAAGCAGGCAGCCAGCGAAGGTGATCCCAACTCGGAGCAGAACGGGGAGCGCCGGCAGGTGACCACTGAGCTGGGCTGGTGCTCCATCCAGCTGTTTGACTTTAAAAGAGTCATGATCTGTGGTCCCTACCTGCTTTCTCTGTGGCCTCCAACAACGGATAAGATGTTGGGACCCGCTCCAGCGCGTGGCTGTCATCCGCATCCTGATTTCTGTCCTGTTTTAAGTATCGAGGTGCCCCCATACGGTGGCCGCATTGAGTTTCCCGAGCATCAGGAGGTGCCCAAGCCTGCGCCACA CTATGACTTTGCCTCGCTCGATGCCAATCTGCAGGAGGAGCTGCTAGACACCGCCGAGCTGGGCTACTCTGGAGCCACAGAGCGACGAGAGGTTTTCTGGGAGAAACGTTTGTATCTGCAAAACTATCCCAATGCCCTGCCCAAGGTCCTGCATGCCGCTCATAGCTGGGACTATGCGAATCTGATTGATCTGCATGCTTTGCTGCACTCGTGGGCCCCGTTGTCACCTCTACAGGCTCTCGAGCTGTTGCTTCCTCGTTACCCAGATGCCAAAGTACGTGAAAAGGCTGTGGAGTGGATTTCCAAGATGCCCAACGATCAGTTGGTGGACTTTCTGCCCCAACTCGTGCAGAGCCTCAAGCATGATACCTACGAGGGCTCGGCGATGGCTCGTTTCCTGCTGGCCAAGTGCCTGGAGTCGCCTCGTTTCGCCCACCACATGTACTGGCTTTTAGTGCACAGTTTGCCAGATGATCCGCACAACTCTATTGGCGCCGCTATGGTGGATCAGGATTACGATGAGTCGCAGGTCACACAGGCGCGGTATTACCGAAGGAACAAGATGATGCTGCGTGCTCTGATGGCCATCTGTGGCGAGAAGATGTTGCAGCGATTTATGTACCAGCATCGAATGTGTCAA AAACTCACAACCATAGCGGAGTCTGTCAAGGAGGCCAAGGAATCGATGCGTCAAAAGAGCTTAGCTGCTGGCATGGACGAGGTGCACCAGGATCTGCTGGAGAAGCCCACTTGCCTGCCACTAGGACCTGAACTGGAGGTTACAGGCGTGAGTGTGCGCAATTGCAGCTACTTTAACTCCAACACCTTGCCGCTAAAAATTACCTTCGTGGGACCTGATGCCGAGTCGCTGCCGGCCATCTTTAAG TGCGGAGACGACCTGCAGCAGGATCAGTTGACCATCCAACTGATTAGGATCATGAACAAAATGTGGCTGGCCGAGCGATTGGACCTGAAAATGGTCACCTTCAACTGTGTGCCCACGGGCTACAAGAGCGGCATGATTGAGCTGGTCAATGAGGCGGAGACCTTGCGAAAAATCCAAGTCGAGTGCGGTTTAACGGGCTCCTTCAAGGATCGACCCATTGCCGAGTGGCTGGGCAAGCAGAATCCCAGTCCGTTGGAGTATCAGAGTGCCGTGCGAAACTTTACGCTCTCGTGTGCTGGCTACAGCGTGGCCACCTATGTGCTGGGCATCTGTGACCGGCACAATGACAACATTATGCTAAAGACCTCGGGTCACCTATTCCACATAGATTTTGGCAAGTTCCTGGGCGATGCGCAGATGTTTGGCAACTTTAAGAGAGATCGCACTCCCTTTGTGCTGACCTCCGACATGGCGTATGTGATTAATGGTGGCGACAAGCCCTCTACTGACTTCCATTACTTTGTGGACCTGTGCTGTCGGGCCTTTAATATTGTGAGGAAAAATGCAGATCTGCTGCTGCATACCTTGGCCCACATGGCCACCGCCGGCATGCCTGGTGTCAATTCCAATGCTGTGACCTATGTGCGGCGTGCCCTGCTGCCCTCGCAATCGAATCCCGAGGCGGCGGCCACCTTTGCCAAGATGATACAATCCTCGCTAAAGAGCTGGTTCACGCAGTTTAATTTCTTTCTGCACAATCTGGCCCAGATGAGGTTCACCGCCGACGAGGGCACTGGGGAGTTGCTGTCGTTTGTGCCGCGGAAATACAC tatgcAACAAGATGGCCGCTTGAAGATTGTCAAGGTGGTGTGCTTCCAGAAGCATTACAGCATGGAGAagttttatatgtatattctggAAGTGACGCGGCATGGGCAGCCCGTTCCTACGCATTTGTTTCGCTCGTATAGGGAGTTTACCGAGTTCCATCAGAAGCTATGCATGCACTTTCCGCTGGTTAAGCTGCACAG tcTTCCTGCTGGCGTGCATGTGGGAAGGTCCAACATCAAGTCAGTGGCCGAGAAACGACTACCTCTGATACAGCGATTCCTAAAATCGCTGTTCGATGCCTCCGAGGAAATAGCTCACTCCGAGCTTGTGTACACTTTCTTCCATCCGCTGCTGCGTGATCAGCAGGAGGCCAAACTGGGGATGCCGAAGATAAAGG AGGTGAAGCGACAACCCTCGCGAGATAATCCCAACGAGATTGGCCAAATTCGACTATCGCTGCAATATCAACGCGGCGTACTTACTGTGATG ATACACCACGCCAAAGGACTGCCCATGCTACAGGGCGGTCAGGAGCCCAACACTTATGTGAAGTGCTACCTAAAACCGGATCCCAAAAAGGAGACCAAACGCAAGACCAAAGTGGTGCGCAAGACCTGTGTTCCCAGTTTCATGGAAACG ctGGAGTACCGAATGCCCCTGAATATCATTCAAGAGCGGCGACTGCAGGTCACCGTCTGGTCACACGATACGCTGCAGGAAAACGAACTGCTGGGAGGCTTCGAGCTGGATCTGTCCAAGCTCGATCTGCGGCAGGAGCTCTGCGATTGGCATCGCTTGGTTTCAGTGCCCAGGAATTGA